From the Neoarius graeffei isolate fNeoGra1 chromosome 1, fNeoGra1.pri, whole genome shotgun sequence genome, one window contains:
- the LOC132889220 gene encoding E3 ubiquitin-protein ligase TRIM21-like has protein sequence MAESSSPAKDRRRSSMDESRSFSGDSSSLLSEEQLLCSICLDVFTDPVTTPCGHNFCKSCLTQCWEKSLHCHCPLCKEKFTKKPELKINTTLREVADLFKKKHGPDKPQVLCDACTGEKLKALKSCLDCSASLCKIHLEFHSNMPKHKKHKLINPVENLEDYMCQKHERPLELFCRDDQTCVCQFCTETDHKNHNTVPIEEESEGRKTQLGETQTDVQQMIRDRLKKIQEIKHSVELSKRSTEKEKADSVEVFTALIRSIERSQAELLEVMEEKQRAAERQAEGLIKELKQEITVLKRRDTELEQLSHTEEHLHLLQIYSSMCSPPHTKNWTEISINTHLSGDTVRTALSQLQQTLNEKLTETELKRIQQYAVDVTLDPDTANPYLILSADGKQVTDGDERQNLTDTPQRFDKDLGVVGKQSFSSGRFYYEVQVRGKTKWVLGVVRENINRKGRITAKPQDGFWTVGLCDENQYWALADPLVPLTLRETVETVGVFVGYDEGLVSFYDVKSRSHIYSFTAQSFTEKLYPFFCPCLNDGGKNSAPLIISPVLKTE, from the exons ATGGCTGAATCTTCATCACCAGCAAAAGACAGAAGAAGGAGCAGCATGGATGAATCACGTTCAT TTTCTGGTGACTCTAGTAGTCTCCTGTCTGAAGAGCAGCTGCTGTGTTCGATCTGTCTGGATGTGTTCACTGATCCAGTCACCACTCCATGTGGACACAACTTCTGTAAGAGCTGCCTTACACAGTGCTGGGAGAAGAGTCTACACTGTCACTGTCCATTATGTAAAGAGAAATTCACCAAGAAACCTGAACTGAAGATTAATACAACACTCAGAGAGGTTGCAGATCTCTTCAAGAAGAAACATGGTCCTGATAAACCTCAGGTTCTGTGTGATGCCTGCACTGGAGAGAAGCTGAAGGCCCTGAAATCCTGTCTGGATTGTTCTGCAAGTTTGTGTAAAATTCATCTAGAGTTTCATAGTAATATGCCCAAACATAAAAAACACAAACTAATAAACCctgtggagaacctggaggactacATGTGCCAGAAACATGAGAGACCGCTAGAGCTGTTCTGTAGAGATGATCAGacgtgtgtgtgtcagttctgcACTGAGACAGACCACAAGAATCACAACACTGTTCCTATAGAGGAGGAGAGCGAAGGGAGGAAG ACTCAGCTGGGGGAAACACAGACAGATGTGCAGCAGATGATTCGGGACCGACTGAAGAAGATCCAAGAGATCAAACACTCAGTCGAGCTCAGCAAA AGAAgcacagagaaagagaaagcagACAGTGTTGAAGTCTTCACTGCTCTGATTCGCTCCATTGAGAGAAGTCAGGCTGAGCTGCTCgaggtgatggaggagaagcAGAGAGCAGCAGAGAGGCAGGCTGAAGGACTCATTAAAGAGCTGAAGCAGGAAATCACTGTGCTAAAGAGGAGagacactgagctggagcagctctcACACACTGAGGAGCATCTCCACCTCCTACAG ATTTACTCCTCCATGTGCAGCCCTCCACACACCAAGAACTGGACTGAGATCAGTATTAACACTCATCTGAGTGGGGACACTGTGAGGACAGCTCTGTCTCAGCTTCAGCAGACTCTGAATGAGAAGTTGACAGAAACAG AACTGAAGAGGATTCAGCAGTATGCAG tgGATGTGACTCTGGATCCTGATACAGCAAATCCATATCTCATCCTGTCTGCTGATGGAAAACAAGTGACAGATGGAGACGAGCGGCAGAATCTCACTGATACACCACAGAGGTTTGATAAAGATCTCGGTGTTGTGGGAAAGCAGAGTTTCTCCTCAGGGAGATTTTATTATGAGGTGCAGGTCAGAGGGAAAACTAAGTGGGTATTAGGAGTTGTGAGAGAGAACATTAACAGGAAGGGGAGGATTACAGCGAAACCTCAGGATGGATTCTGGACTGTGGGACTGTGTGATGAGAATCAGTACTGGGCTCTTGCTGATCCCCTTGTCCCCCTCACACTGAGAGAgacggtggagacggtgggggtgTTTGTGGGTTATGATGAGGGTCTGGTCTCCTTTTATGATGTGAAGTCCAGATCTCATATCTACTCTTTCACTGCTCAGTCTTTCACTGAGAAACTCTATCCATTCTTCTGTCCTTGTTTAAATGATGGAGGTAAAAATTCAGCCCCACTGATCATCTCTCCTGTATTAAAGACTGAATGA
- the LOC132885360 gene encoding serine/threonine-protein kinase D1-like has translation MKCFGCGQLGHLARNCPDKVKPNNVNLKEGIPSDERSQETPNTENDEAPTGEESEGAGDGNGEGEVAPPAETPEDGDSMDLVSESEMPAASQGSYTDLVEQIFNEVINEHNPPIETENVFKMPSEKRGHPGSKGKAKKKSLTVDVPDSESDYASDCSVTCSLRTSSFSQQNYSVEDIKAFLIKTKHARNMIKPSVKKSSLLYQVFSDEVLGSGQFGVVYGGTHRQTGRPVAIKVIDKTRFPAKQERQSKNEVAILQSLSHPGVIVLEGMFETPERTFAIMEKLHSDMLEMILSNENGSLPERTTRFLVMQILEALHYLHMRHIAHCDLKPENVLLASPDPFPQVKLCDFGFARIIGEKSFRRSVVGTPAYLAPEVISSHGYNRSLDMWAVGVILYVSLSGTFPFNEDEDIHQQITNAAFMYPRHLWALISLEAESLINNLLQVVVRRRFSVGKAMGHPWLQNFQLWCDLRQFEQRLGCRYLTHDSDDEHWRCHAQEKGLSLPPHLQTEQGH, from the exons ATGAAATGTTTTGGATGTGGACAGCTGGGGCACCTGGCGCGTAATTGTCCAGATAAAGTGAAACCGAATAATGTGAATTTAAAAGAGGGTATCCCCAGTGACGAAAGATCTCAGGAAACACCCAATACTGAGAATGATGAGGCACCTACGGGTGAGGAGAGTGAAGGTGCGGGTGATGGGAATGGTGAAGGAGAGGTAGCCCCTCCGGCTGAGACACCAGAAGATGGTGACTCAATGGATCTCGTTTCGGAATCTGAAATGCCCGCTGCTTCGCAGGGTAGTTACACAGATCTAGTGGAACAAATCTTTAATGAAGTTATTAACGAACATAACCCTCCTATAGAAactgaaaatgtttttaaaatgccGTCTGAGAAAAGGGGTCATCCAGGCTCTAAAGGCAAAGCAAAGAAGAAGAGTCTGACAGTTGATGTGCCTGATAGTGAGAGCGATTATGCGTCTGACTGTAGTGTTACCTGCAGTCTACGCACAAGCAGCTTTTCTCAACAGAATTACAGTGTCGAAGATATCAAAGCGTTTTTAATCAAAACTAAACATGCAAGGAAT ATGATCAAGCCATCAGTGAAGAAATCCAG tttgctgtatCAGGTTTTCTCTGATGAAGTGTTGGGATCAGGTCAGTTTGGAGTGGTGTACGGAG GTACTCACAGGCAGACGGGACGACCAGTAGCCATTAAGGTCATTGATAAAACTCGCTTCCCAGCCAAGCAGGAGAGACAGAGCAAAAATGAGGTGGCAATACTGCAG AGTCTGTCCCATCCTGGAGTCATTGTACTCGAAGGCATGTTTGAGACACCTGAACGGACTTTTGCCATCATGGAGAAGCTCCATAGCGACATGCTGGAGATGATTCTGTCCAACGAGAACGGAAGTCTTCCTGAACGCACCACACGCTTCCTTGTTATGCAG ATTTTGGAGGCTCTGCACTACCTGCACATGAGACACATCGCTCACTGTGACCTTAAACCTGAGAACGTGCTGCTTGCCTCACCAGATCCTTTTCCTCAG GTGAAACTGTGTGACTTTGGTTTTGCGCGGATCATCGGTGAGAAGTCTTTCCGGCGCTCGGTGGTGGGTACGCCGGCGTATCTTGCCCCCGAGGTGATCAGCAGCCATGGCTATAACCGCTCCCTGGACATGTGGGCTGTAGGGGTGATCCTGTATGTCAGCCTGAGTGGCACGTTTCCCTTCaacgaggatgaagacattcaccaGCAGATCACTAACGCTGCCTTCATGTACCCACGTCATCTGTGGGCCCTCATTTCTCTCGAGG CGGAGAGTTTGATTAATAACCTGCTGCAGGTGGTGGTGCGCCGCAGGTTCAGTGTGGGGAAAGCTATGGGACACCCCTGGCTCCAG AACTTCCAACTGTGGTGTGACCTGCGTCAGTTTGAGCAGCGTCTGGGTTGCCGTTACCTCACTCATGACTCGGATGATGAGCACTGGAGATGCCACGCTCAGGAGAAAGGCCTCAGTCTCCCTCCACATCTACAGACAGAGCAGGGACACTAA